From Microbacterium croceum, a single genomic window includes:
- a CDS encoding carbohydrate ABC transporter permease yields the protein MTTATTAKRPAGRVTRVLARREARVAFLFVLPAFLLFIAFRFGPSIVGVALSLFDYDITGEISWRGLENFQRLVADPLFWRAMGTTVIYTLFAVPISLVLSTVMALGVRRAFRGARFFRSIFFLPVITSLVLAGSIFVWIFSANGPWSALMTPLGLGGSWLGSTVLVIPAIIVVGVWSRFGYGMMIMIAALQDVPRELEEAALVDGANAWQRFRWIVLPYLRPTIFFLAVIETTAAFQVFDVIYVMTQGGPANASYSLVYLLYDQGFRYFDYGYAAAVGVALFIMTLVVALIQRLVIGKQK from the coding sequence ATGACGACCGCAACCACGGCGAAGAGGCCCGCAGGCCGCGTGACCAGGGTGCTCGCCCGGCGAGAGGCCCGCGTGGCGTTCCTGTTCGTGCTCCCCGCCTTCCTCCTGTTCATCGCCTTCCGCTTCGGACCGAGCATCGTCGGCGTCGCGCTGAGCCTGTTCGACTACGACATCACCGGTGAGATCTCCTGGCGCGGACTGGAGAACTTCCAGCGCCTGGTCGCCGATCCGCTGTTCTGGCGGGCGATGGGCACCACGGTGATCTACACGCTCTTCGCCGTGCCGATCTCGCTCGTGCTCTCCACCGTGATGGCCTTGGGCGTGCGCCGGGCGTTCCGCGGAGCCCGGTTCTTCCGCTCGATCTTCTTCCTGCCCGTCATCACCTCGCTGGTGCTCGCCGGCTCGATCTTCGTGTGGATCTTCTCGGCGAACGGACCCTGGTCGGCACTGATGACCCCGCTCGGACTGGGCGGGTCGTGGCTGGGCAGCACGGTGCTCGTCATCCCGGCCATCATCGTCGTGGGCGTCTGGTCGCGATTCGGCTACGGCATGATGATCATGATCGCGGCCCTGCAGGACGTGCCGCGCGAGCTCGAGGAGGCCGCGCTGGTCGACGGCGCGAACGCCTGGCAGCGCTTCCGTTGGATCGTGCTCCCCTACCTGCGTCCGACCATCTTCTTCCTCGCGGTCATCGAGACCACCGCCGCGTTCCAGGTCTTCGACGTGATCTATGTGATGACCCAGGGTGGACCTGCGAACGCCAGCTACTCGCTCGTGTACCTGCTGTACGACCAGGGCTTCCGCTACTTCGACTACGGCTACGCCGCCGCCGTCGGTGTCGCGCTGTTCATCATGACCCTGGTCGTCGCCCTCATCCAGCGCCTCGTGATCGGAAAGCAGAAATGA